In Selenomonas sp. TAMA-11512, a genomic segment contains:
- a CDS encoding ADP-ribosylglycohydrolase family protein, protein MYGAILGDIIGSPYEFDRGEKAKDFELFPSRARFTDDTVMTIAVAEALLCAGTDADEATVKTDVVRFMQRWGRRYPRAGYGGMFRKWLVTEHPQPYGSFGNGSAMRVSSVGWLYDTLSRTRKVARWTAEVTHNHPEGVKGSEVVASAIFVARTGHAKDAIYDYITEEFGYDLSRTLDEIRPGYRMDVTCPGSVPEAIIAFLESTDMIDAIRGAVSIGGDTDTIACIAGGIAESYYGCPDDLRSICKSRLPEEMRTVLYAFESVREK, encoded by the coding sequence ATGTACGGAGCAATACTGGGAGACATCATCGGTTCTCCCTATGAATTTGACCGCGGGGAAAAGGCGAAGGATTTCGAGCTTTTCCCCTCTCGGGCGCGCTTTACGGACGATACCGTCATGACGATTGCCGTCGCGGAAGCGCTGCTCTGTGCCGGAACGGACGCGGATGAGGCAACGGTAAAGACCGATGTTGTGCGCTTTATGCAGCGGTGGGGTCGCCGCTATCCGCGCGCCGGCTACGGCGGGATGTTCCGCAAATGGCTTGTGACGGAGCATCCGCAGCCCTATGGCAGCTTCGGCAACGGCTCCGCGATGCGCGTCTCCTCCGTCGGCTGGCTCTACGATACGCTCAGCCGCACGCGGAAAGTCGCGCGCTGGACGGCGGAGGTCACGCACAACCATCCCGAGGGCGTGAAGGGTTCGGAGGTGGTTGCGAGCGCCATCTTCGTGGCGCGTACGGGGCACGCGAAGGATGCGATCTATGACTATATCACAGAGGAGTTCGGCTATGATCTCAGCCGCACGCTCGATGAGATTCGTCCGGGCTACCGCATGGACGTGACCTGCCCCGGCAGCGTGCCCGAGGCGATCATCGCGTTTCTCGAGAGCACCGATATGATCGACGCGATCCGAGGCGCCGTCTCCATCGGCGGCGATACCGACACCATCGCCTGCATTGCGGGCGGCATAGCCGAAAGCTATTACGGCTGCCCCGATGATCTGCGCAGCATTTGCAAAAGCCGTCTCCCCGAGGAGATGCGCACCGTCTTGTATGCATTCGAGTCAGTGCGGGAAAAATAA
- a CDS encoding DUF1016 N-terminal domain-containing protein: MSKELADLEAGNRLVKRIIAIVETAKQSIVAQVNSAMAATYYEIGRMIVEHEQKGAKRAEYGKRVLKEISKNLTKRFGRGFSVDNLENMRRFYMAYSNEGISETPSRKSITDKSETLSRISETTPPPSQTVSAKFTLSWSHYLFLMRITNPEERKFYEIEAASERWSL, encoded by the coding sequence ATGAGCAAAGAATTAGCGGATTTGGAGGCTGGCAATCGCTTGGTGAAGAGAATCATCGCCATTGTTGAAACCGCCAAACAGAGCATCGTTGCTCAAGTCAACTCCGCCATGGCAGCCACTTACTATGAAATCGGGCGCATGATTGTGGAGCATGAGCAAAAGGGAGCGAAACGGGCAGAGTATGGCAAGAGAGTCCTGAAAGAAATATCGAAAAATCTCACGAAACGCTTTGGCAGAGGCTTTTCGGTGGATAATCTTGAGAATATGCGTCGTTTCTACATGGCATACAGCAATGAGGGGATTTCCGAAACACCGTCTCGGAAATCGATAACGGATAAATCCGAAACACTGTCTCGGATTTCTGAAACCACGCCGCCGCCTTCGCAGACAGTGTCTGCAAAATTCACTTTGAGCTGGTCGCACTATTTGTTCCTTATGCGAATCACCAATCCCGAGGAACGGAAATTCTACGAAATTGAAGCTGCAAGCGAGCGATGGAGCCTGTGA
- a CDS encoding VWA domain-containing protein, with protein sequence MADVKANNQTELVFILDRSGSMSGLESDTIGGFNGMIANHRSEGTDVLVSTLLFDDDVDVIHDHAKIADIPVLTDKEYFTRGCTALLDAMGGAIHHIRNVHKYARPEDRPARTMFIVTTDGLENSSTRYTAEQVKKMVQRQEKEAGWKFIFLGANIDAVKVAGGLGIRRENAVEFACDEAGVHENFESLSFMTRSFVTTGAIPGGWSNKISHHLEKRKRGQR encoded by the coding sequence ATGGCAGATGTAAAGGCAAACAATCAGACGGAGCTCGTATTCATTTTGGATCGGAGCGGCTCGATGTCGGGGCTCGAGTCCGACACGATCGGCGGCTTCAACGGCATGATCGCGAATCACAGGAGCGAGGGCACGGACGTACTCGTCTCGACCCTGCTCTTCGACGATGATGTCGATGTGATTCACGACCACGCGAAGATCGCCGATATACCCGTGCTCACGGACAAGGAGTACTTTACGCGCGGCTGCACCGCCCTGCTCGACGCGATGGGAGGCGCGATTCACCACATCCGGAACGTCCACAAGTACGCGCGTCCCGAGGACCGTCCTGCGCGCACCATGTTCATCGTCACGACCGACGGCCTCGAGAACTCGAGCACACGCTATACGGCGGAGCAGGTAAAGAAGATGGTGCAGCGGCAGGAGAAAGAGGCAGGCTGGAAATTCATCTTTCTCGGGGCGAACATCGACGCTGTGAAGGTTGCGGGCGGCCTCGGCATCCGCCGGGAGAACGCCGTCGAATTCGCCTGTGACGAGGCGGGCGTTCACGAGAACTTCGAATCGCTTTCGTTCATGACCCGTTCCTTTGTTACGACGGGCGCGATTCCGGGCGGCTGGTCGAATAAGATCAGCCATCATCTCGAAAAGCGCAAGAGAGGACAGCGTTAA
- a CDS encoding helix-turn-helix transcriptional regulator, translated as MRPPYQTPSAELLAKIRRYIAEHLRDAADAIEATVHEMPHRMPSPREEERKRYSIIQREPPRKPELLDGISGALDSVFSRLKEKLQTTDETFSERLLRLIDERGMTDAEVYKRAGIDRKHFSKIRTDKTYQPKAKVVYAFIFALRLNLDEAKDLLASAGYTISPAREYDLVMEFCIMEGCGIDTVNGILYELGMDVLCGKVG; from the coding sequence ATGCGGCCGCCGTATCAAACACCATCTGCGGAGCTCCTTGCAAAGATTCGCCGCTATATCGCGGAGCATCTGCGGGATGCCGCCGACGCAATTGAGGCCACAGTGCACGAGATGCCGCACCGTATGCCGTCCCCCCGGGAAGAGGAACGCAAGCGATACAGCATTATCCAAAGAGAGCCTCCGCGAAAGCCGGAGTTGCTTGACGGGATATCCGGCGCATTGGACAGTGTCTTTTCGCGCCTTAAGGAGAAGCTGCAGACGACAGACGAGACCTTTTCCGAGCGCCTTCTGCGCCTCATCGACGAGCGCGGCATGACCGATGCCGAGGTGTATAAGCGGGCGGGCATCGACCGCAAGCATTTCTCCAAGATTCGGACAGACAAGACATATCAGCCGAAAGCCAAAGTCGTCTATGCATTCATCTTCGCCCTTCGCCTCAATCTCGACGAGGCGAAAGACCTCCTCGCGAGCGCGGGCTACACGATCTCACCCGCGCGCGAGTACGACCTTGTCATGGAGTTCTGCATCATGGAGGGCTGCGGCATCGACACCGTAAACGGAATCCTGTACGAGCTCGGGATGGATGTGCTGTGCGGGAAGGTTGGATGA
- a CDS encoding DUF3298 domain-containing protein, whose translation MKRKILACLMAALVLGGAPAVQAAAMERGEISAEELRKMDSFYAESVQAPHLPWLKAEDCRWAVREDDRLIGWGSYPEIRAEGSAHADVQRALSRRNRAQKERHDAYAAEMERMDDEQKIFGACWEYTVVDRWGRVDDKIISFALRYGYYRNGEHLMYSPVTTENITVEKGEPVAIDAVVTGRDRLLHALAAVFRAKYPQQEEFLFAEDADKALAKYHPRDAWQKTLHWMLNADNDLVVFYNPGDLLPYAAASFELTIRRSEFPEVFRKGFAD comes from the coding sequence GTGAAGCGAAAGATTCTTGCGTGTCTCATGGCGGCGCTCGTGCTCGGTGGCGCGCCGGCGGTGCAGGCCGCGGCGATGGAAAGGGGCGAGATCTCTGCAGAGGAGCTGCGAAAGATGGACAGTTTCTATGCGGAGAGCGTACAAGCGCCGCACCTTCCGTGGCTGAAGGCAGAGGATTGCCGTTGGGCGGTGCGAGAGGACGACCGGCTCATCGGCTGGGGGAGCTATCCCGAGATACGTGCGGAGGGCAGCGCCCACGCGGATGTGCAGCGCGCACTTTCTCGCCGGAATCGCGCGCAGAAGGAGCGGCACGACGCCTATGCCGCCGAGATGGAGCGGATGGATGACGAGCAGAAGATCTTCGGAGCCTGCTGGGAGTATACGGTCGTGGATCGCTGGGGGCGCGTCGATGACAAGATCATCAGCTTTGCCCTGCGCTATGGATACTACCGTAACGGCGAGCATCTGATGTATTCTCCCGTCACGACGGAGAATATCACCGTCGAAAAGGGAGAGCCGGTCGCCATCGACGCGGTCGTCACGGGACGCGACAGACTCCTGCACGCGCTCGCCGCCGTTTTCCGCGCGAAGTATCCGCAGCAGGAGGAATTTCTCTTTGCAGAGGACGCGGACAAGGCGTTGGCAAAGTACCATCCGCGTGATGCTTGGCAGAAGACCCTCCACTGGATGCTGAACGCGGACAATGACCTTGTCGTGTTTTACAATCCCGGCGATCTTCTCCCGTATGCCGCCGCCTCCTTCGAGCTGACCATACGTCGGAGCGAGTTCCCCGAGGTGTTCCGCAAGGGCTTCGCGGACTGA
- a CDS encoding O-acetylhomoserine aminocarboxypropyltransferase/cysteine synthase family protein, protein MRENKYKFETLQLHVGQETPDPVTDARAVPIYQTTSYVFHNTKHAADLFALKEPGNIYGRLMNPTWDVLEKRIAALEGGVAALATASGAAAVNYVFQALAHQGDHIVAETAIYGGTYNLLAHTLPDSGVTTTFVDASKGASAFEAAIRDNTKAILIETVGNPNANLVDIDAVADVAHRHGIPLVIDNTFATPYLLRPIEHGADIVVHSATKFIGGHGTTLGGIIVDSGRFDWEASGRFPWLVEPNKSYHGLSFVKDVGKAAFAVYIRALLLRDTGGILSPFDAFLLLQGVETLSLRVDRHTENARKVIDFLKSHPAVAKVNHPSIESHPDHALYQKYFPNGGISIFTFELKGSAEQAKAFIDALELFSLLANVADVKSLVIHPASTTHSQMNEAELKNAGITPGTIRLSIGCEHIDDILDDLRKGFAAIK, encoded by the coding sequence ATGCGTGAAAACAAGTACAAATTTGAAACCCTGCAGCTCCACGTCGGACAGGAGACGCCGGATCCCGTGACGGACGCGCGCGCCGTCCCCATCTACCAGACGACGAGCTACGTCTTTCACAATACGAAGCATGCCGCGGATCTCTTCGCCCTCAAGGAGCCCGGCAACATCTACGGCCGCCTGATGAACCCCACGTGGGACGTCCTCGAAAAGCGCATCGCCGCTCTCGAAGGGGGCGTTGCCGCCCTCGCGACGGCCTCGGGTGCCGCCGCCGTCAACTATGTCTTCCAAGCTCTCGCGCATCAGGGCGACCACATCGTTGCCGAGACGGCCATCTACGGCGGCACGTATAATCTCCTCGCCCACACGCTCCCCGACTCCGGCGTGACGACGACCTTCGTCGACGCCTCCAAGGGAGCGTCCGCCTTTGAGGCTGCCATCCGAGACAACACAAAAGCCATTCTCATCGAGACGGTCGGCAATCCGAACGCCAACCTCGTCGACATCGATGCCGTCGCCGACGTGGCGCATCGGCACGGCATCCCCCTCGTCATTGACAACACGTTCGCGACGCCGTACCTCCTGCGTCCGATCGAGCACGGCGCGGACATCGTCGTCCACTCGGCGACAAAGTTCATCGGCGGTCACGGCACGACGCTCGGCGGCATCATCGTCGATTCGGGCCGCTTCGACTGGGAGGCTTCCGGCCGCTTCCCATGGCTTGTCGAGCCGAACAAGAGCTACCACGGGCTCTCCTTCGTCAAGGACGTCGGCAAAGCGGCCTTCGCCGTCTACATCCGCGCACTGCTCCTCCGCGACACGGGCGGTATCCTGAGTCCCTTTGACGCGTTCCTGCTCTTGCAGGGCGTCGAGACGCTGTCCCTGCGCGTCGATCGTCACACGGAAAATGCGCGCAAGGTCATCGACTTCCTCAAGTCTCATCCTGCGGTCGCAAAGGTCAACCATCCCTCCATCGAGAGCCACCCCGACCATGCGCTCTATCAGAAGTACTTCCCGAACGGCGGCATCTCGATCTTCACCTTCGAGCTCAAGGGCAGCGCCGAGCAGGCGAAGGCATTCATCGACGCGCTCGAGCTCTTCTCCCTCCTCGCGAATGTCGCCGACGTCAAGTCGCTCGTCATCCACCCCGCCTCGACGACGCACTCTCAGATGAACGAAGCGGAGCTGAAGAACGCCGGTATCACGCCGGGCACCATCCGCCTCTCCATCGGCTGCGAGCACATTGACGACATCCTCGACGATCTCCGCAAGGGCTTCGCCGCCATCAAATAA
- a CDS encoding site-specific DNA-methyltransferase, whose translation MEKLDMHTRDLTEEKFRKLAALFPNAVTETTGENGEVVRAIDADVLRQEISAEVVEGAKERYQFNWPDKRKSVVLANAPIAKTLRLEREKSVGRDGTPGGIDTENIYIEGDNLDALKLLRETYLKKIKMIYIDPPYNTGNNLIYKNDFKQTTSAYLAISGQYDDEGKCLVQNLKTNGRFHTDWLNMVFPRLKVAKDLLSDDGVLVCAIDENEVDTLMFLLKNIFGMNYDYTLVTVVHNPRGQQGTNFSYTNEYAIFVYPTGLKAIADKLIPDDEVDWSQFRNWGSESERTDAKNCFYPVMVDGNGKIIGFGDVVVDSYHPDAQTEIKDGVSFVYPIDRNGIERKWRYARQSVEGIASMLRARKTAQGYEIEIGKTFGVLKTVWGEKKYDANEYGTRLISEIIPNNGFTFPKSLWTVYDSLYAGTATDKEAIILDFFSGSATTAHAVMELNKSDGGKRRFILVQVADITYTGKIQR comes from the coding sequence GTGGAGAAGCTTGACATGCACACGCGGGATTTGACAGAGGAGAAATTCCGAAAGCTCGCAGCCCTTTTTCCGAATGCCGTGACGGAGACGACGGGGGAAAATGGCGAGGTCGTTCGCGCCATTGATGCCGATGTGCTGCGGCAGGAGATTTCCGCCGAGGTGGTGGAAGGCGCGAAGGAACGCTACCAGTTTAACTGGCCGGACAAGCGGAAGTCGGTCGTGCTGGCGAACGCTCCCATTGCCAAGACACTACGGCTGGAACGAGAAAAATCCGTGGGGCGCGACGGCACTCCGGGCGGCATCGACACGGAGAACATCTACATCGAGGGCGACAACCTCGACGCGCTGAAACTCCTGCGCGAAACATACTTGAAAAAAATAAAAATGATATATATCGATCCGCCCTACAACACCGGTAATAATTTAATTTATAAAAATGATTTCAAGCAAACAACATCTGCTTATTTGGCTATTAGTGGACAGTATGATGATGAGGGGAAATGCTTGGTTCAAAATCTAAAGACAAATGGACGCTTTCATACTGATTGGCTGAATATGGTATTTCCGCGCCTTAAGGTAGCTAAGGATTTATTATCCGATGATGGGGTTTTAGTTTGTGCTATTGACGAAAACGAAGTCGATACACTGATGTTTTTACTGAAAAATATTTTTGGAATGAATTACGATTACACATTAGTTACAGTTGTACATAATCCTCGAGGGCAGCAAGGGACAAATTTTTCGTACACAAATGAATATGCGATTTTCGTTTATCCCACTGGCTTAAAGGCAATCGCAGATAAACTCATTCCGGATGATGAGGTGGATTGGTCACAATTTCGCAATTGGGGTAGTGAGTCAGAGCGTACCGATGCTAAAAATTGTTTTTATCCAGTAATGGTTGATGGTAACGGTAAAATCATAGGTTTTGGCGATGTGGTGGTAGATTCCTATCATCCAGATGCTCAAACTGAAATTAAAGACGGGGTTTCATTTGTATACCCTATTGATAGAAACGGTATTGAGAGAAAATGGCGCTATGCTCGTCAGTCTGTGGAGGGTATAGCGTCCATGCTTCGTGCCAGAAAAACTGCTCAAGGGTATGAGATTGAAATTGGCAAGACTTTTGGTGTCCTAAAAACTGTATGGGGAGAAAAGAAATACGATGCAAATGAGTATGGCACGCGACTTATTAGTGAAATTATCCCAAACAATGGCTTCACATTTCCGAAAAGTTTGTGGACGGTTTATGACTCTCTTTATGCTGGTACTGCTACCGATAAAGAGGCGATTATTTTAGACTTCTTTTCTGGTTCTGCAACAACGGCACATGCTGTAATGGAATTGAATAAAAGCGATGGAGGAAAAAGAAGATTTATTTTAGTGCAAGTTGCTGATATAACATATACAGGAAAAATACAAAGATGA